A genome region from Alphaproteobacteria bacterium includes the following:
- a CDS encoding NAD(P)-binding protein yields MIFTRRQLLKSGAAMMAALGFGRVSWARADAPVTGKILGASAKIGHQLRGGSFPAPASTTEKDTVIIGGGIAGLAAGRRLHKQGADFSLLELESDTGGNAQSGKNNISAYPWGAHYVPLLTDECRAVKTLFRDLGIITGEDDKGRAVYNEYYLCSDPHERLYMFGRWQEGLLPQTGATDEDRRQYDAFFKQVEGLRNVRGKDGKKLFAIPVDDSSQDAEWLALDSMTMREWMEREGYTSKYLQWHVDYGCRDDYGVTLDDTSAWAGIHYFAGRSGVAANTDDSNFVTWPEGNGFIAKKLAEPLAANITTQALVFAVKRDGDRVSVDYLDQKTGAAQRISARTVIMATPQFVSARLLPEVSAENFSYAPWAVANITLDRLPEGQGAELAWDNMVFDSKLLGYVVATHQGLEARPLRTVLTYYWPLSHLPPKQAREEALARSYEEWRDIFLNELLAVHPELKGFVKSLDVWIWGHAMVRPVKGFMWGDARRNTLKQTPPIFHAHSDMSGISIFEEAYTHGIRAAENTLKHLGQSFESEL; encoded by the coding sequence ATGATCTTTACGCGCCGACAGCTGTTGAAATCGGGCGCGGCCATGATGGCGGCGCTGGGTTTCGGCCGCGTATCATGGGCGCGGGCGGATGCGCCGGTCACCGGTAAAATCCTCGGCGCTTCCGCCAAAATCGGCCATCAGCTGCGCGGCGGGTCGTTCCCCGCGCCCGCCTCCACGACCGAAAAAGACACCGTCATCATCGGCGGCGGCATCGCGGGGCTGGCGGCGGGGCGGAGGCTGCACAAGCAGGGCGCGGATTTCAGCTTGCTGGAACTGGAATCCGATACCGGCGGCAACGCGCAAAGCGGCAAAAACAATATCTCCGCCTATCCCTGGGGCGCGCATTACGTGCCGCTGCTGACCGATGAATGCCGTGCGGTGAAAACATTGTTCCGCGATCTTGGCATCATCACGGGCGAGGATGACAAAGGCCGCGCGGTTTACAACGAATACTACCTGTGTTCCGACCCGCATGAGCGGCTGTATATGTTCGGCCGCTGGCAGGAAGGCCTGCTGCCGCAAACAGGCGCAACCGACGAAGACCGCCGCCAGTATGACGCGTTTTTCAAGCAGGTGGAAGGCCTGCGGAATGTGCGCGGCAAGGACGGCAAAAAGCTGTTCGCTATCCCTGTCGATGACAGCTCGCAGGACGCCGAATGGCTTGCGCTCGACAGCATGACGATGCGCGAATGGATGGAGCGCGAAGGCTATACGTCGAAATATTTGCAATGGCACGTCGATTACGGCTGCCGCGACGATTACGGCGTGACGCTGGACGATACATCCGCCTGGGCGGGCATCCATTATTTCGCGGGCCGGTCGGGCGTGGCGGCGAATACCGACGACAGCAATTTCGTGACATGGCCGGAGGGTAACGGCTTTATCGCGAAAAAACTCGCCGAGCCGCTGGCCGCCAATATCACCACGCAGGCCTTGGTATTCGCGGTGAAGCGTGACGGCGACCGTGTTAGCGTCGATTATCTTGACCAGAAAACGGGCGCGGCGCAGCGCATATCCGCCCGTACCGTCATCATGGCGACACCGCAGTTTGTTTCCGCGCGGCTGCTGCCCGAGGTATCGGCGGAAAATTTCAGCTACGCGCCCTGGGCGGTTGCCAATATCACGCTCGACCGGCTGCCGGAGGGGCAGGGCGCGGAACTGGCATGGGACAACATGGTTTTCGACAGCAAATTGCTGGGCTATGTGGTGGCGACGCATCAGGGGCTGGAGGCGCGGCCCCTGCGCACGGTGTTGACCTATTACTGGCCGCTCAGCCACCTGCCGCCCAAACAGGCGCGGGAGGAGGCGCTGGCGCGTTCATACGAAGAATGGCGCGATATCTTCCTGAACGAATTGCTGGCGGTGCATCCGGAACTGAAGGGTTTCGTCAAATCGCTGGATGTCTGGATCTGGGGGCATGCCATGGTGCGCCCCGTGAAGGGTTTCATGTGGGGCGATGCGCGGCGCAATACGCTGAAACAAACGCCGCCGATATTTCACGCCCATTCCGACATGAGCGGCATTTCCATTTTCGAGGAAGCCTATACCCACGGCATCCGCGCCGCCGAAAACACGCTGAAACACCTCGGCCAATCCTTCGAGAGCGAGCTGTAG
- the speD gene encoding adenosylmethionine decarboxylase, with protein sequence MEKDIVLSKIKGGLTDDFVAPGMHLLIDFWGCANMQDEQGIGQVLRRAAADAGATVLDVHLHSFGEQSGVTGVATLAESHISIHTWPEIDYVALDVFVCGSCNAYKALDALVEYFKPQRQQLTAHERGVPNAAEARATA encoded by the coding sequence ATGGAAAAAGATATTGTTCTATCAAAAATCAAAGGCGGCTTGACGGATGATTTTGTGGCGCCCGGCATGCACCTGCTGATCGATTTCTGGGGCTGCGCGAATATGCAGGACGAACAGGGCATCGGGCAGGTGCTGCGCCGCGCCGCGGCCGATGCGGGCGCGACCGTGCTGGATGTGCATCTGCACAGCTTCGGCGAACAATCGGGCGTCACGGGCGTGGCGACGCTGGCGGAATCGCATATCAGCATCCATACCTGGCCGGAAATCGATTACGTCGCGCTGGATGTTTTCGTCTGCGGGTCTTGCAACGCGTATAAGGCGCTGGACGCGCTGGTGGAATATTTCAAGCCGCAGCGCCAGCAGCTGACCGCGCATGAACGCGGCGTGCCGAACGCGGCCGAGGCACGGGCGACCGCATGA
- a CDS encoding copper-translocating P-type ATPase — translation MTADPQKSAPHACCGGHSHSKPKPHAPIMVPVGADVKTSYICPMCPGVRSDVPASCPVCGMALEPEFVTADAGPNHELEYMRRRFWGAAVLTLPVFAIEMTRHFGHNADFMSDVFVTRFQMLFATPVVVWAGWPFFHRGWQSLRTGNLNMFTLIATGTGVAWLYSMAATLLPGIFPEGFRGEHGLAVYFESAAVIITLALLGQVLELRARDKTGSAIRELLKLSPKTARVVRDGAETEIPLENIAVGDHLRVRPGERVPVDGVIVDGASHLDESMLTGEAMPVAKSAGDSVTGGTFNRDGSFIFHAEKIGRDTMLSRIVQLVSEAQRSRAPIQRLADKFSGWFVPAVVTVAIISFVYWSLFGPSPAMAYGLLCAVSVLIIACPCALGLATPMSIMTGIGRGAAAGVLVRNAEALEMLEKADVLVIDKTGTLTVGKPAVTAVVPAGGYNETTLLSLAAALEQGSEHPIAQAIMQAASDKKLPLPKITGFTAIPGRGVCGDWQDEEVMLGNAGLVDGIDFSSLSARATELQAAGATVVYLAADGKAAGIIAVSDTIKPNAAETVRQLKMKNLRVIMLTGDAQGAADAAAKHAGISEVFAGVLPHDKAQVVKDLQKQGRLVAMAGDGINDAPALAQADIGIAMGTGADIALQSAGITLLHGDLAGILRARNLSRATLRNIRQNLFFAFVYNAAGVPVAAGILYPFFHILLSPIHAAAAMSLSSLSVILNALRLRRAKI, via the coding sequence ATGACCGCCGATCCGCAAAAATCCGCGCCGCATGCCTGCTGCGGCGGCCACAGCCATTCAAAACCGAAACCCCATGCGCCGATCATGGTGCCGGTGGGCGCGGATGTGAAGACATCCTATATCTGCCCGATGTGCCCGGGCGTGCGCAGCGATGTGCCCGCATCCTGCCCCGTTTGCGGCATGGCACTGGAGCCCGAATTCGTCACGGCCGATGCGGGGCCGAACCATGAACTGGAATATATGCGCCGCCGTTTCTGGGGTGCCGCTGTTTTAACGCTGCCGGTTTTCGCGATCGAAATGACGCGCCATTTCGGGCATAACGCCGATTTCATGTCGGATGTGTTCGTGACAAGGTTTCAAATGCTGTTCGCAACGCCGGTGGTGGTGTGGGCGGGCTGGCCGTTTTTTCATCGCGGCTGGCAATCATTGCGCACCGGCAACCTGAACATGTTCACGCTGATCGCGACCGGCACGGGCGTGGCGTGGCTTTATAGCATGGCCGCCACATTGTTGCCCGGCATTTTTCCGGAGGGTTTCAGGGGCGAACACGGCCTTGCCGTTTATTTTGAATCCGCCGCCGTTATCATCACGCTGGCGCTTTTGGGGCAGGTGCTGGAATTGCGCGCGCGCGATAAGACGGGCAGCGCGATCCGCGAATTGTTGAAACTCAGCCCCAAAACCGCGCGCGTGGTGCGGGACGGTGCAGAGACAGAAATCCCGCTGGAAAATATCGCGGTCGGCGACCATCTGCGCGTGCGCCCCGGCGAGCGTGTGCCGGTCGATGGCGTGATCGTGGATGGCGCAAGCCATCTGGACGAATCCATGCTGACGGGCGAGGCGATGCCGGTTGCAAAATCGGCAGGCGATAGCGTCACCGGCGGCACCTTCAACCGCGACGGCAGTTTTATTTTCCACGCCGAAAAAATCGGCCGCGACACCATGCTGTCGCGCATCGTGCAGCTGGTATCCGAAGCGCAGCGCAGCCGCGCGCCGATCCAGCGGCTTGCCGATAAATTTTCCGGCTGGTTCGTGCCGGCCGTCGTGACGGTCGCCATCATCAGTTTCGTCTATTGGTCGCTGTTCGGCCCGTCGCCCGCGATGGCATACGGGCTGCTTTGCGCCGTTTCCGTCCTGATCATCGCCTGCCCGTGCGCGCTGGGCCTTGCCACGCCGATGTCGATCATGACCGGCATCGGGCGCGGCGCTGCGGCGGGCGTGCTGGTGCGCAACGCCGAGGCGCTGGAAATGCTGGAAAAGGCCGATGTGCTGGTGATCGACAAAACCGGCACGCTGACGGTCGGCAAGCCTGCGGTGACGGCGGTTGTTCCGGCGGGCGGCTATAACGAAACGACGCTGCTGTCGCTTGCGGCGGCGCTGGAGCAGGGGAGCGAACACCCGATTGCGCAGGCGATCATGCAGGCGGCATCCGACAAAAAACTGCCGCTGCCGAAAATCACGGGCTTTACCGCCATTCCCGGGCGCGGCGTTTGCGGCGACTGGCAGGACGAAGAAGTGATGCTGGGCAATGCGGGGCTGGTCGATGGCATCGATTTTTCGTCCCTGTCCGCGCGCGCGACCGAATTGCAGGCGGCGGGCGCAACCGTCGTCTATCTGGCGGCGGACGGCAAAGCCGCCGGCATCATTGCGGTCAGCGACACGATCAAGCCGAATGCGGCGGAAACCGTGCGCCAGCTGAAAATGAAGAATTTACGCGTCATCATGCTGACCGGCGACGCGCAGGGTGCTGCGGATGCGGCCGCCAAACATGCGGGCATTTCCGAAGTTTTCGCGGGCGTGCTGCCGCATGACAAGGCGCAGGTTGTGAAGGACCTGCAAAAACAGGGCAGGCTGGTCGCCATGGCCGGCGACGGCATCAACGACGCGCCCGCGCTGGCACAGGCCGATATCGGCATCGCGATGGGCACGGGCGCCGATATCGCGCTGCAAAGCGCCGGCATCACGCTGCTGCACGGGGATCTGGCGGGCATTTTGCGCGCGCGCAACCTGTCGCGCGCGACACTGCGCAATATCCGGCAGAACCTGTTTTTCGCCTTTGTCTATAACGCGGCGGGCGTGCCGGTGGCGGCGGGCATCCTGTACCCGTTCTTCCACATCCTGCTCAGCCCCATCCATGCGGCGGCGGCGATGAGCCTCTCCTCGCTGTCGGTGATTCTGAATGCTTTACGCCTGCGCCGCGCCAAAATCTGA
- a CDS encoding M3 family metallopeptidase: MSAKPDLSANPLVNVPSYPYGAPPLDAIKTEHFLPAIEHYMAEAKQQVADIKNNRAPATFKNTIEALEFTGRNLGRVTTIFGNLASAQADDALRAIEAQISVLEAQHYNDIKLDADLFKRVKSVYDDRANLKLTPEQSMLLEETYKGFVRSGANLDDAKKLEFRAVSEKLAELGTNFKNNTVKGTDAWEKVIDDEKELAGLPDRVKAMYKDYAEEKGLAGKWLIKLSPPPIDIAEYSENRALREEVYKARTNIAFGGPFDNRQNVLDIVAARQKKAELLGFADYASFVLDDRMAKTTKTVFDFLDRNEAVYKPAAQEFVKKVADYAEKTDGITELKPWDIAYYSRKLKEETFQLNLEDLRPYFDLEAVLEGLRKHAEKLFNIDMKLTTGKYPVYHPDVKVYEVTDKSTGEMVGLFYGDFYARPGLKSNGAWMNIFRNRGLNEEGSNDFSIVTNTCNFAKPTEGHPTLLSIDEVRTVFHEFGHGLHALLAKGDYQSLTGTNVKWDFVELPSQLQENWAKQKETLDTFALHPQTKMLLPADVIQKINDMENFDAAFMGLRQTLFGKLDMKWHTTDTKTIKNVEDFEDAVIRETWIFPREYGVGTQSTSFGHLFAGGYAAGYYSYKWAEALEADVFSEFEKKGLYHRESADKLKEHIYGRGGTADPAELFHAMMGRELDPDALFRREGLLPEDGVKKPANANEPKKPPAANSGK, encoded by the coding sequence ATGTCCGCAAAGCCCGACCTGTCGGCCAACCCGCTCGTCAATGTTCCGTCATATCCTTACGGCGCGCCGCCGCTCGATGCCATCAAGACCGAGCATTTCCTGCCCGCGATCGAGCATTACATGGCCGAGGCAAAGCAGCAGGTCGCGGACATCAAGAACAACCGCGCCCCCGCGACGTTCAAGAACACGATCGAGGCGCTGGAATTCACCGGCCGCAACCTCGGCCGCGTCACGACCATTTTTGGTAACCTTGCCAGCGCTCAGGCCGATGATGCGCTGCGTGCGATCGAGGCGCAGATTTCTGTGCTGGAAGCCCAGCATTACAACGATATCAAGCTCGATGCTGACCTCTTCAAGCGTGTCAAATCTGTTTATGATGACCGCGCGAACCTCAAGCTCACGCCCGAACAATCCATGTTGCTGGAGGAAACCTACAAGGGCTTCGTGCGTTCGGGCGCGAACCTCGATGACGCCAAGAAACTTGAATTCCGCGCAGTCAGTGAAAAGCTTGCTGAACTGGGAACAAACTTCAAGAATAACACGGTGAAGGGCACAGACGCTTGGGAAAAAGTCATCGACGACGAAAAGGAACTGGCCGGCCTGCCAGACCGCGTAAAAGCGATGTACAAGGATTACGCCGAGGAAAAAGGCCTCGCCGGCAAATGGCTGATCAAGCTGTCGCCGCCCCCGATCGATATTGCGGAATACAGCGAAAACCGCGCGCTTCGCGAAGAAGTGTACAAGGCGCGCACCAATATCGCCTTTGGCGGCCCGTTCGACAACCGCCAGAACGTTCTCGACATCGTGGCGGCGCGGCAGAAAAAGGCCGAGCTGCTGGGCTTTGCCGATTACGCGTCCTTCGTGCTGGACGATCGCATGGCAAAAACCACCAAAACCGTGTTCGACTTTCTCGACCGCAACGAGGCGGTGTATAAACCGGCGGCGCAAGAATTCGTGAAAAAAGTCGCCGATTACGCGGAAAAAACCGACGGCATCACGGAACTGAAGCCATGGGACATCGCGTATTACAGCCGCAAGCTGAAAGAAGAAACTTTCCAGTTAAACCTGGAAGATCTGCGCCCGTATTTCGACCTTGAAGCCGTGCTGGAAGGCCTGCGCAAGCATGCTGAAAAACTGTTCAATATCGACATGAAGCTGACGACCGGAAAATACCCGGTCTATCACCCCGATGTGAAGGTCTATGAAGTGACCGACAAATCGACCGGCGAAATGGTCGGCCTGTTCTACGGCGATTTCTATGCGCGCCCCGGCCTGAAAAGCAACGGCGCATGGATGAACATCTTCCGCAACCGCGGGCTGAACGAAGAAGGAAGCAACGATTTCTCCATCGTCACCAACACCTGCAACTTTGCCAAGCCGACTGAAGGACATCCGACGCTGCTGTCGATCGACGAAGTGCGTACCGTCTTCCACGAATTCGGCCACGGGCTGCACGCGCTGCTGGCGAAGGGGGATTACCAGTCGCTGACAGGCACGAACGTAAAATGGGATTTCGTGGAACTGCCGTCGCAGCTGCAGGAGAACTGGGCGAAGCAGAAGGAGACGCTCGACACCTTCGCGTTACACCCGCAAACAAAAATGCTGTTGCCGGCCGATGTCATCCAGAAAATTAACGACATGGAAAATTTCGACGCCGCATTCATGGGGCTGCGCCAAACGCTGTTCGGAAAACTCGACATGAAATGGCACACAACAGATACGAAAACCATCAAGAACGTCGAGGATTTCGAGGATGCGGTGATCCGTGAAACCTGGATTTTCCCGCGCGAATACGGCGTGGGCACGCAATCGACCAGCTTTGGCCACCTGTTTGCGGGCGGTTATGCGGCCGGTTATTACAGCTATAAGTGGGCCGAGGCGCTGGAGGCCGATGTGTTCTCGGAATTCGAGAAAAAAGGACTCTATCACCGCGAAAGCGCCGACAAGCTGAAGGAGCATATCTATGGCCGCGGCGGCACCGCCGACCCGGCGGAACTGTTCCATGCGATGATGGGCCGCGAGCTGGATCCCGATGCGCTGTTCCGCAGGGAGGGGCTACTGCCAGAAGACGGCGTAAAAAAGCCGGCGAACGCCAACGAGCCTAAAAAGCCGCCCGCGGCTAACAGCGGCAAGTAA
- a CDS encoding alpha/beta hydrolase: MLQRDIHDPELGTTLLRGAHKGQDITLAWSRFRPAAAAIGTVVHVHGLTRQKRDADYIGAFLAAQGYDFYSVDAPGRGGSGWFDDADDYSVLVYADIFKAFLEQMNLRRVHWIGTSMGGLIAMIMALKGDAGFFKSVTFNDITHKPNRAALKRITAYLSETLPVFTERAQYETVLRQNLPLGPVPEEVWSHYAQHQLRETDGGFIYHYDPKLVRRALVDLQADVDLAAALPLIPCPVALIAGGVSDLCTAAEIDDFKTLRPDAKIHVVPGAGHVPALADDATQQFILAHLRNTAA, encoded by the coding sequence TTGCTGCAGCGCGACATCCACGATCCTGAACTCGGCACGACCCTGTTGCGCGGCGCGCATAAGGGGCAAGACATCACGCTGGCATGGTCGCGCTTTCGCCCCGCAGCCGCCGCCATCGGCACAGTCGTGCATGTGCATGGCCTGACGCGCCAGAAACGCGATGCGGATTATATCGGCGCTTTTCTTGCGGCGCAGGGTTACGATTTTTATTCCGTCGATGCGCCCGGGCGCGGCGGCAGCGGGTGGTTCGACGATGCCGACGATTATTCGGTGCTGGTCTATGCCGATATTTTTAAGGCGTTCCTTGAACAAATGAACCTGCGCCGCGTGCATTGGATCGGCACATCGATGGGCGGGCTGATCGCCATGATCATGGCGCTGAAGGGCGATGCCGGATTTTTCAAATCCGTCACCTTCAACGATATCACGCACAAACCCAACCGCGCCGCGCTGAAACGCATCACCGCATACTTGAGCGAAACGCTGCCCGTATTCACCGAACGCGCGCAGTATGAAACGGTGCTGCGCCAGAACCTGCCGTTGGGCCCCGTGCCGGAAGAAGTCTGGAGCCATTACGCGCAGCACCAGCTGCGCGAGACGGATGGCGGTTTCATTTATCACTACGACCCGAAACTGGTGCGCCGCGCGCTGGTCGATTTGCAGGCGGATGTCGATCTTGCCGCTGCGTTGCCGCTGATCCCCTGCCCCGTTGCGCTGATCGCCGGCGGCGTATCCGACCTTTGCACAGCGGCCGAGATTGACGATTTCAAAACGCTGCGCCCGGATGCGAAAATCCATGTCGTGCCGGGCGCGGGTCATGTGCCCGCCTTGGCCGATGACGCAACGCAGCAATTCATCCTCGCGCATTTGCGCAACACTGCGGCATAA
- a CDS encoding outer membrane protein transport protein has product MKQRIISFVILAAAAAASQQAQAAGFYLQEQSVSQQGSAFAGAVANPEDASTIFFNPAGMTQLSTPSISGGVSVLVPKTEIRNTGSTAGPTAGAAVAYAGSQGGNPFDPTPVPSFYGVYPLEGGKVWLGLGVSSPFGLANDYGDTWFGRYDSTKSELLSVNVAPVIAYKFNDRLSVGGGPNVQYVKARLENALPCPAAICGGAAFTPATDGLSVLKGDSMGFGFNIGAMYALNDRTQFGIHYRSKMDQTVDGEVDVSGLLGPLAANNGVRFAEAELKQPDTLGIGFAHKYDDRLTILGSANWFGWSNFDEIRVQFDAGGPDSVTPEAYDDSFSLALGAKWKQDENWTFRGGVQYDQTPTTLPDRSTRTPDGDRYWLSLGATYNVNDRLSLDLAASHLFITDGDIALSKRFYAGSPVDTTVNVNGRAESSVEIFSLQANWKF; this is encoded by the coding sequence ATGAAACAGCGCATTATTTCTTTCGTTATTCTCGCCGCCGCAGCAGCTGCGTCGCAGCAGGCACAGGCCGCCGGATTTTATTTGCAGGAACAAAGCGTCAGCCAGCAGGGATCTGCCTTTGCGGGCGCAGTTGCGAACCCCGAAGACGCATCGACCATTTTCTTCAACCCGGCCGGCATGACGCAGCTTTCCACTCCGTCCATCAGCGGCGGGGTCAGCGTGCTGGTGCCGAAAACCGAAATCCGCAACACAGGATCGACTGCAGGCCCCACAGCGGGTGCCGCCGTGGCCTATGCCGGATCACAGGGCGGCAACCCTTTTGATCCCACGCCCGTGCCCAGTTTCTACGGCGTTTATCCGCTGGAGGGCGGCAAGGTCTGGCTGGGTCTCGGTGTCAGCTCCCCCTTCGGGCTTGCGAATGACTACGGTGACACCTGGTTCGGCCGTTATGATTCAACGAAAAGCGAATTGCTGAGCGTCAACGTCGCGCCCGTGATCGCGTATAAATTCAACGACCGGCTGTCGGTCGGCGGCGGGCCGAACGTGCAATACGTCAAGGCGCGTCTTGAAAACGCACTGCCCTGTCCGGCGGCGATCTGCGGCGGCGCGGCTTTTACGCCTGCAACCGACGGCCTTTCGGTGCTGAAGGGCGACAGCATGGGTTTCGGCTTTAACATCGGCGCGATGTATGCGCTCAACGACCGCACGCAGTTCGGCATCCATTACCGGTCGAAAATGGACCAGACGGTCGATGGCGAAGTGGATGTGTCGGGATTGCTGGGCCCTCTTGCCGCCAACAACGGCGTGCGCTTTGCAGAGGCAGAGTTGAAACAGCCCGATACGCTGGGCATCGGTTTTGCGCATAAATACGACGACCGCCTGACGATCCTCGGTTCCGCCAACTGGTTCGGCTGGAGCAATTTCGACGAAATCCGCGTGCAATTCGACGCGGGCGGCCCCGACAGCGTGACGCCGGAGGCCTATGATGACAGCTTCTCCCTCGCGCTTGGCGCAAAATGGAAGCAGGATGAAAACTGGACGTTCCGCGGCGGCGTGCAATACGACCAGACGCCCACCACGCTGCCCGACCGCAGCACCCGCACGCCGGACGGCGACCGCTACTGGCTGTCGCTGGGTGCCACGTATAACGTGAACGACAGGCTGTCGCTCGATCTTGCGGCATCGCACCTTTTCATCACCGACGGCGATATTGCGCTGAGCAAACGCTTTTACGCGGGCTCGCCCGTCGATACCACCGTCAACGTGAACGGCCGCGCGGAAAGCAGCGTCGAGATATTCTCGCTGCAGGCGAACTGGAAATTCTGA
- a CDS encoding HAD family hydrolase yields the protein MAQDKGVLLIFDLVSTLTDAGPRYVQAFLDVTEKAGFDRPDPAAVMDMLGNKNLSEITDTFAGGMDATAKKEFMADCNNACDALLRKPTWKENLFPNVREAIETMHLRGITLGIYTGTREDAMAAQLKYHGIERLFNAAYLRGKNNERDAGKKNTELKAEQLQSIVEAFRRAQGNPSAPVIVIGDSEADAKAAAKDGLYFVGFATDDRKKDALEKAGVTSIVTDFGDVPDLVDRLIRPPANDSQRRPGIGRKFQP from the coding sequence ATGGCGCAGGACAAGGGTGTCCTTCTTATTTTCGATCTCGTTTCCACGCTTACCGATGCGGGCCCTCGCTATGTGCAGGCCTTCCTTGATGTGACCGAAAAGGCGGGGTTTGACCGCCCCGACCCCGCAGCCGTCATGGACATGCTGGGCAATAAAAACTTAAGCGAAATCACCGATACATTCGCAGGCGGCATGGATGCAACGGCCAAAAAAGAATTCATGGCCGATTGCAACAATGCCTGCGATGCCCTGTTGCGCAAGCCGACATGGAAAGAAAACCTGTTCCCCAATGTGCGCGAAGCGATTGAAACCATGCATCTGCGCGGCATCACGCTTGGCATCTATACCGGCACGCGCGAAGACGCGATGGCGGCGCAGCTGAAATATCACGGCATCGAACGCCTGTTCAACGCGGCCTATTTGCGCGGCAAGAACAACGAACGCGATGCGGGGAAAAAGAACACCGAGTTGAAGGCCGAACAGCTGCAATCGATTGTCGAGGCGTTCCGCCGCGCGCAGGGCAATCCATCCGCCCCCGTGATCGTAATCGGCGATTCCGAAGCGGACGCGAAAGCGGCGGCGAAGGACGGGCTGTACTTCGTCGGCTTCGCGACCGATGACCGCAAAAAAGATGCGCTGGAAAAAGCGGGCGTGACGTCGATTGTGACCGATTTCGGCGATGTGCCTGACCTTGTGGACAGGCTCATCCGCCCGCCCGCGAATGACAGCCAGCGGCGCCCCGGCATCGGAAGAAAATTTCAACCCTGA
- a CDS encoding response regulator: MQQQDHLAGNENIRTPRCRVLLVEDEEDDRIFSKTTLENSGYVKEVTCFADGEELVKYMREQGFEDHSVNCAIPTIIIIDINLPRMDGLTLLARLKSDQFLEDIPVVILSGELNYESIRRALDLRADGVLRKPLNVEKVCEYLKHGWQSPGGGF; the protein is encoded by the coding sequence ATGCAGCAACAAGACCACTTGGCCGGAAACGAAAATATCCGTACGCCGCGCTGCCGCGTTTTGCTGGTCGAGGACGAGGAAGACGACCGTATTTTCAGCAAGACGACGCTTGAAAACAGCGGCTATGTGAAAGAAGTCACCTGTTTCGCCGATGGCGAAGAGCTGGTCAAATACATGCGCGAACAGGGCTTCGAAGATCACAGCGTGAATTGTGCCATCCCCACCATCATCATCATCGACATCAACCTGCCGCGCATGGACGGCCTGACGTTGCTGGCGCGACTGAAATCCGACCAGTTTCTGGAAGACATACCCGTCGTTATACTGTCGGGCGAGCTGAATTACGAAAGCATCCGCCGCGCGCTCGACCTGCGCGCCGACGGCGTTTTACGCAAACCGCTCAACGTCGAAAAAGTATGCGAATACCTGAAACACGGCTGGCAGTCGCCGGGCGGCGGTTTTTAA
- a CDS encoding response regulator produces MRPFESVIPKAAGSASSVDDSARPVAVVDDNLDEKEFLRHELGFLFGETPVISFFSGNALIAYLQEHQRMCELPRMILLDLHMTGIDGMRVLEFLRKSERLSSIPVIIVSGTDDTAKIRAALAAGAQAFLHKPVSRRDIIDVLHGRGDPAHVAQ; encoded by the coding sequence ATGCGGCCATTCGAAAGCGTTATTCCGAAGGCCGCAGGATCCGCGTCAAGCGTTGATGACTCCGCAAGGCCGGTTGCGGTGGTCGATGACAATCTTGATGAGAAGGAATTCCTGCGCCATGAGCTCGGCTTCCTGTTCGGGGAAACGCCGGTCATCAGCTTTTTCAGCGGCAACGCCCTGATCGCCTATCTTCAGGAACACCAGCGCATGTGCGAACTGCCGCGCATGATCCTGCTCGACCTGCACATGACGGGCATCGACGGAATGCGCGTGCTGGAATTTCTGCGCAAGTCCGAACGGCTGTCATCCATCCCCGTGATTATCGTGTCGGGCACGGATGACACCGCTAAAATCAGGGCGGCGCTCGCGGCGGGTGCGCAGGCCTTTCTGCATAAACCGGTGTCGCGCCGCGATATCATCGATGTGCTGCATGGCCGGGGCGACCCGGCGCATGTCGCGCAATAA